DNA from Sulfodiicoccus acidiphilus:
GGAGGCGTTGAGGGAGAGCATAGTTTATCCCTCCAAGAGGCCTGACCTTTTCCCACTGGGCTGGCCACGTGGTATACTAATGTACGGTCCCCCAGGGTGTGGGAAAACCATGATCGCCGCTGCAGTTGCGAACGAAATCGAAATGGAATTCCTCCATGTTGACGCGGCCAGTATAATGTCGAAATGGTTAGGGGAGGCCGAGAAGAATGTTTCAAAGATATTTAAGAAAGCAAGGGAGATCTCTAAGTCAGAGAAAAAGCCAGTCGTTATATTCATAGACGAGATCGACGCTCTATTAGGAACTTTCGCCTCGGAGAATGGTGGGGAGGCTAGGGTGAGGAATCAGTTTTTAGGGGAGATGGATGGCATGCTAGACAAGAGCGAGACGTACAGCGTTTACGTGATTGGTGCCACCAACAAACCTTGGAGGTTAGACGAACCTTTCCTGAGGAGGTTCCAGAAGAGAATATACGTCAGACCACCAGACTACCAACAGAGACTTTCGCTCCTCTCCTTCTATGCGTCCAAGATAAAGATGGAGGGGGTGGATCTCCAAGAGTTAGCTAAACAGACCGAAGGCTATGTGGCAAGTGACATTAGGGACATAGTGCAAGCAGTTCACATAAAGGTGGTGAAGGAGATGTTTAAGAACGGACTTTCGGAACCACGGGCAGTAAGAATGGAGGACTTTATGGAGGTATTGAGGGACAGGAAACCTAGCGTCAATCAGGAGCTAATAAAGATCTACGAAGCTTGGCACGAAAAATTCAAAGCACTCTAAGGTCAGATACCCCAGGTTTTACCTCACAGATCGGTTGGCATGTCTCACGTCATCCCTTGATTTCAAATGTTTGTCCTCAAGTCACTTTATTGTTTTCGGGCTTCAATCCATCTTTTTCCTTAACGAAAGTAAAACGTAAGTTCCTCCCGGTAACCTCCTTCTCACGGTGATTGGAAGTACTCCTCTGTCTAGCTCAGCCTCAGCGATGGAGAGAAGGTCCTTAGAGGGGAGGGACTCCACATCGATGAGAGGAACTGCACCCATGGATATTTGAAGCGCTCTGGCCCCTATAATTCTGGCCCTTTCGTACCTAGTGAGACTGTCCTTCCAGACGTTAATGTAGAAGTTCTTGAACTCCAGCTCCCTGTTTGTTGACACGAGGAGGCTGTCCCTTCCCTACTTTAAAAGTTAATCCCACGTTACTTCTTCTTCTAGGAAGCTAGGCAATCTGCAGTCCTCCAAGCTTCTGAGGTCTCCCTCCACTTTCAATATCTCAGATAAAGCTCTTATTAGTTTGGTTAGCGCCCTCCAATCTACTACCCCCATCGTACCTATTCTGATCAGTTTCTCCGAGTTCTCTCCAATTCCCTTGGAAACCTCTATTCCCCTAGCCTTCAGGCCCTTTACTAGCATGGAGGAGTTGACTCCTCCAGTATAGGCGGCGACCACGGTGTTGGAGAAGTCCTCCTCGTCTCCAACCGGCGAGATTCCGATACTCTCCAGCTTTTTCCTGAGAAGTTTTGCGCAGACTTCGTGTCTCTTCCACCTCTGCTCTAACCCCTCCTTAGCTAGAAGCTCCGCGGCTCTCAAGGAAGCGTAGAACGCTCCCACTGCAGCCGTGTAGGGCGTCTCTCCCTTCTCTTGGAACCTAAGGTAATTAGAGAGATCTAGGTAGTTGGGCACGTCCCCCTGAGGTCTAGGACTCTCAGAGAGCGCTACGAACGCCAGCCCAGGTACTGATGCCAGGGCTTTCTGGCTGCAGGAGGCTACTGCGTCCACTTTCCAGCTTCTCATTCTCAAGGGGTGGGCTGCGAACCCTGATACGGAATCCACGAGGAACTTCATTCCCATTCCTTTAACCTTCTTGGAGACCTCGTCCAAGTCCCTTATTGCCACTCCAGAGCTCGTCTCGTTGTGGACTACCGCCACGGCGTCGGCGTCCCTGTGCTTATCGAGGACCTGCTCAACTTGCGCTGGTTTTGGTCTACTTCCGAAGGGAATTGTGACTTCCACAACCTCACAGCCTCTTCTCTTTAGAGAGTCTACCAGCCTCCTCCCGAACTCACCGTACTGGAAAGCTACTACCTTCTCACCCCTGTCCATTGCAGAGTAGACCATGCTTTCTACTCCCAACGTCCCGGAACCTGAGAGGAGCGCTACGTGATCCGTTTCGAAGAAGCCGGACATCAATTCCTCCAACTTTTTCACTACCTCCTTGAATTCCTCCGATCTGTGGTTAACTACCTTAGACGCCTCTGTGGCTACCGTCTTGGGTACGTTAACAGGACCTGGAACTAGAATCAATTTTCTTCACTCCTCAGTTCTTTCAATAGCGCTACCGCCGTGGCTTCGGCGATCCTCCTCTGGGCTTCTACTGTTTGGGCACCTATGTGGGGGGTAACGCTCACTCGTGGATGGTTGAGAAGCTCAATTTCCCACTTGGTCCGTGGAGGTTCGTTCCATAGGACGTCCGTAGCATAGAACCCCACTTTTCCAGTCTTCAGCGCTTGAAGGAGGGCCTCTCCATCTATTGCCTGGGCCCTACTGGTATTCACTATCAGTACGCCCTCCTTAACTTGATCTAGCTCCATTCTTCCCAACACAGCTGGATCTCCCCTTTTCATTCCTACGTGAATGGATATGACGTCTGACTGCTTGAGAAGTTCCTGCAAACTCACCACCTCCGCACCTACGTGGGCAGCAACCTTACCTACGTCTATTGTGTCGTAGGCTAAGGTCTTCATGCCCAACGCCTTAGCAACTGAAGCAACCTTGGATCCAATCCTCCCGAAACCCACCACTCCCAACACTTTCCCATGTAGCTCAGTTCCGGTGATCTTCTCGAATTTACCCGCTCTCGTTCTTTGAAAAGCTTCCTCAAGCCTCCTAGCGGCGGAAACCATCAATCCTAGCGTTAGCTCTACAACGGAGTCGGTGGATGCTCCAGGAGCATAGACCACCCTGATCTTTCTTCTTTCGGCCTCCTCCACATCTATGGTGTCTAGGCCGATGCCTGCCCGGGCGATCACCTTTAACTTGCCTGCCCCCTTTAGGACCTCCTTATCTATTTTGGTCCTGCTTCTCACCACGACGGCGTCGTAATCTCCTACTATAGAGAGAAGTTTCTCCCTAGTCAAGTCTGGCCTGTAGTCCACTGAGACTCCTCCATCCTCCAAGATCTTTAGCAAGAGCTGATCCACTGGGTCTGTGATTAACACTTTATGCTGACCTTGGTTTGATATAGTCCTCTCTGCATTTGATAACATGCTCTTCACCTCTATCGAGAAGAAGTCTTACTGCGACGACGAGCTACACGAGCGGAAAGTGGTAGATCCTTTTCTCACAACCATCAAAAACAATCCTTGGCTAAAACTTCCCACTCGTGTTTCTTTTTGCATGACTAGCTCAGTCCTAATGCGGTGTTTAAATATTTTTCTGAAGTCGTATGGTGTCTTAGAATGGTTGGACGTTGTGATTTTTATCACATCTGCTATAGAAGAAGACGTTCTCCCCACCTAGACGGGTTCCCTTCCGCGATAGTTCCCACTATCGATTCCAGGCTACATCTCTCATAGGACGGGTAGTCGTGGGCTGAACATCTTTCACGTTAACAGAAACGTTTTCGTACTCGTTTTGCGAAAAATTGTTGATTGTAAATGACTTCTCACCTCGACGTGGCCTCCGCCCAGAAGGATGGGAGCGATCAGGAAGAGGTGGTCCCCTCGCCGTCGGACTCCAAGGAGTCCCACGACCTACCTTCGATCTGGATGAGTGTGTGGTTGAGGACCGAGTCCTTACGCTCGATCGAGAATCAACTTGAAACGCTTGAAATGAAGTGTAGAGATAAATGGCTCAGAGACACCCTAGTCGAGGACTCGGCCATCCCGAGAGGACCCGTCGTTGGTTCGCTTAGGGTGCAGGCTATCTATGTCTTTCAGTCCCACCGTGGACCTAGAAGGTCAATATCGCTGAAAAAGAGATTTTCAAAGGGACGTTTAAACTAGTACGGAGGGTGTCAGTTTCCGCAGGGAAAGTCTTACGTCGCGCTCTGACCCCATCTTTGTAACCTATCGTCTCTGTTCTCCTAAATATCTTAAATTAGACTTCAAATGAAGTAGAGCTCTAGAGATGGAAATAGTAACTCCCTTTGTACAAGGATTCAAAAAGAGCTTAGTCTACACGTCTCGACACCTGCCGACTGTTGAACGTCGTCAAAGAGCCTAAGCTAGAGGTCCATGTATACTATTGCCTGGACTGGTTGCTGTCTGGCGATCCGGAGATAGTGCCGCCCTAGCCTATGGAACTTCACTCTTGCGACAAGACGACGCTACAAACAAGGAAGTCGCACCAGGTAAGGTTAGTTCGTTTGTCTGGTGTCGTTCAGTAGGGAGGACTTTCGCTCCCATTCCAGAATTGTGACTCTTAATATCAATGGACCTAATCTCAGGGTGTAGGTTAAGACAGCCTTGTCTTGATATGTTTCCTTCAAGACTGAATTAGTTCCTATGCTCAGGGGAGCATGTCAAGTGGCTAACAAGACAATGGAAGGCTAGGGAGGGTTGAGCCAGACTGGGCCCCTAAGCATAGATTCCTGTAACGAACGAAAGTGAAAAAGAACAGCTTAGGTCATAGCCTAACTGCTATCACATAATTAGTCGCAAGGTACATGAAGAAGAGGGGAAGCAGTAGTAGGTCTGTAACGTTGACTAATGCCTCGATGAGCCAAAGGGTTCCCAGGCCGAAGAGAAGGGAGGATAAGATGAGTTTCAGATGTGGCAGTCTTATCCTCATTATCTGTGCCTTTAGGGCTGCGGTTAAACCTATGACGACGGCAGACGCCGTGGCCGCCCCTACCAATGCTGACGAGTAACTCTGTGGTATTAGGGCTATTAGGACTAAGGCCGCCTCAAATGACTCGGTCACGCTAACCGTATACACCACTGCTAGGCTCTCCCTTTCCTCCTTTCCA
Protein-coding regions in this window:
- the cdvC gene encoding cell division protein CdvC, which translates into the protein MSGQVMLEEMARKYAIEAVKTDKSGKREEAIGYYQKAIEVLTQLISLYPDSVAKHAYEQMVAEYRKRIMHLKEFATDPEGGNDKVEEEVIIKEKPKVTFKDIVGLEDVKEALRESIVYPSKRPDLFPLGWPRGILMYGPPGCGKTMIAAAVANEIEMEFLHVDAASIMSKWLGEAEKNVSKIFKKAREISKSEKKPVVIFIDEIDALLGTFASENGGEARVRNQFLGEMDGMLDKSETYSVYVIGATNKPWRLDEPFLRRFQKRIYVRPPDYQQRLSLLSFYASKIKMEGVDLQELAKQTEGYVASDIRDIVQAVHIKVVKEMFKNGLSEPRAVRMEDFMEVLRDRKPSVNQELIKIYEAWHEKFKAL
- a CDS encoding DNA-directed RNA polymerase subunit K, coding for MSTNRELEFKNFYINVWKDSLTRYERARIIGARALQISMGAVPLIDVESLPSKDLLSIAEAELDRGVLPITVRRRLPGGTYVLLSLRKKMD
- a CDS encoding pyridoxal-phosphate-dependent aminotransferase family protein, producing the protein MILVPGPVNVPKTVATEASKVVNHRSEEFKEVVKKLEELMSGFFETDHVALLSGSGTLGVESMVYSAMDRGEKVVAFQYGEFGRRLVDSLKRRGCEVVEVTIPFGSRPKPAQVEQVLDKHRDADAVAVVHNETSSGVAIRDLDEVSKKVKGMGMKFLVDSVSGFAAHPLRMRSWKVDAVASCSQKALASVPGLAFVALSESPRPQGDVPNYLDLSNYLRFQEKGETPYTAAVGAFYASLRAAELLAKEGLEQRWKRHEVCAKLLRKKLESIGISPVGDEEDFSNTVVAAYTGGVNSSMLVKGLKARGIEVSKGIGENSEKLIRIGTMGVVDWRALTKLIRALSEILKVEGDLRSLEDCRLPSFLEEEVTWD
- a CDS encoding D-2-hydroxyacid dehydrogenase — encoded protein: MLSNAERTISNQGQHKVLITDPVDQLLLKILEDGGVSVDYRPDLTREKLLSIVGDYDAVVVRSRTKIDKEVLKGAGKLKVIARAGIGLDTIDVEEAERRKIRVVYAPGASTDSVVELTLGLMVSAARRLEEAFQRTRAGKFEKITGTELHGKVLGVVGFGRIGSKVASVAKALGMKTLAYDTIDVGKVAAHVGAEVVSLQELLKQSDVISIHVGMKRGDPAVLGRMELDQVKEGVLIVNTSRAQAIDGEALLQALKTGKVGFYATDVLWNEPPRTKWEIELLNHPRVSVTPHIGAQTVEAQRRIAEATAVALLKELRSEEN